CAATATCTTCCAACTCTTTTACAAACTCAATGTGTTGTGTATTTTTCAAGAGACCTTCTTGAACTTTTCCCATTAAATCCAGAGGGTGAAGACGTGGACATCTCTATACATGGGGGAAATGGCTTTACAGTGATAATGTGGAGCAGAATTCATTTTTAATAACTACAACTTAAGAATAATTAGCAAACCTGTACTTAATTTAAGGTTTCTTGACCTTTGGTTTCTTGGCAGTCGGTTTTCAAATGGAGTTGCTGGACTAGCTTAGATGGAACATTGGAGATTTGCAAGTTGCCACGGCCTCTCTACCTATAATTGGCTTAGCTGCTATGATGTCacagagaagcaaaagtaaaTCAATTCACAAAAGAATGACCAACATGTGATGGGTTTGTATGACTTTTTGTTCTGGGTTGAGCACTTTTAGAGCCTTTTACTTCGTAGTTCTGGGTCACAAAATAAAGCATGCTGGGACTGATAGTACGTAATGCTGAAAAAACTGAACATAACTCTTAATGCATGCTTTGATGTCTACACAGAACATATATCCTTTTTTATTTCTATGGAGTGTATATACAATGTTATCCGCCCATTTGTGTACATGGACTTCCCACACAAATAATGATTTTCATCTTTGTGGCTTCTAGGCAGTCCCACGTGAGGGCCGTGCAGGCGCTTGCCAGCTGCAGGGATCAAGTGTCAAAAGATTCTGGAGACCTCAGCCCTGAAGAAatgctcccccttcccttcccttcccttcccttcccttccacctcACACCAAAATCAATGGCTCTTCCCGTCCAAACAGGCATGTGACGGAGGGGTGGAGGAGTGCTCTTCTCTcggttctcccttccccccacaaagaGAGAACTTATGTAGCTTCAGCTCTTCAATTACCTGAGGTACTTCAATTATTTGCACTTCTTCATCAGGACTCAGGTATTCTCTTCGCTCAGAAACGAGTCTTTCCCTCATTGAGCTGGGATGATGTCGTTTAAGAAATGCCAACAATGCGGAACAAAGATGGCTCAGAATGACAAGCCTTGTGATCGCCTTATGTGTCTCAGAGAAGGCCACAatatgggctttttcgcacacaaggtttgctctggaattaatGCAATCCGCAGCGACTTCCCGACCTTTTTGTTGCCGTTTTGTCGCTCgacatcattcacacatcactcgGTTGATATGGATCTTCTTCTTGCTCCAGAAACCCCGGTGGTTTGCGTACGCCGCAGAGATACAATGCAAGCGAGAGTTCCTGATTGGCTGCGCTGGGCGATCCCGGAACATGTTATTATTAGTGACGTTTGGCCCCTGTCATCACGTTGTCACACTGTGACGTGACCACGTGATGACGACACTGCAATGTTCCCATTGGCTACCATAACCTTGTGAAATCTCACGGTGAGTGGGAAGAGATCTCGTCACCATTGGCTATCGCTCGGCTGTGTTCTCGCGGTAACAAATTCCCATGTTCTCAAAATATCGCTTCCTTAAACAGTTGCCTTGAATCCTGCTTTCCTGGTTTCCTGGTttccagcacctggtctgcttccTTGCGTGCGGTGAGCATAGTGCATGTTGCATATTGCACAGTCAGCCATGCCTCTGCAGCCTGAAGAGTCAGAGCTGATGCTAATGATTCTGCTGCTCATATGCCAATGGACCAGGCTTAGGGCGGCGGCACAAGCCATTATGCAGCCAATGATTGGGCATTCCAATGTGCCAGAGGTGTTCGCGATGGAATCAGACTCTGGACGCAGGTCACGTGCGTGTCGGAGATGGCTTGCATTAGCTGCTGTGGCAACACCCCGCCGCTTCGGGGTGCACCCGCATCGGAGCTGAGATTGGTGGCACAACTGCGTTTGGTCCTCCTGGAGTGATGAGGAGTGGGTCAAAAATTTCCGCATGACCAGAATGTTCCAGAAAATAGCACAGAGCCTTGTGCCCACACTCCAGCGGCAGGACACTCACCCCAGCGTTGCCCATTGAGATGAGAGTGGGGATGGCAATATGGTACCTGGCCAGTCCAAACTCTTTCCGAGAGCTTCGGCAACCATTTGGAGTGGGGACCACCATGGCTTTTGAGGCCGTCCATGAGTTCTGCAACACTGTGAGAGACATTCTCTTCAAGAGGGTTGTCCGTTTTGCAGATCCAGTGGGAAAGGTTTGCTCCCGCTTACATTCATGTTATGGCAAAACGGCTAAATACTGAGAGTTCTggatttatttaaatcattttcaGATTGGGGGAAGCAGGGTGGCATGGCCAGTCAGGaggcttcctccctcccacacacctgTCCTGACAGCCATGCCTGCCAGGCCTATTGGTTGGAGCTAAAAAGGGCAGCAATGCCAGCTACCGCCAGACACTACACCCCTGATCTGTAATGCACACAACCTTCTGTCACCGCCATGTGATCTCTGTTACAATTTgtccaattttttaaatgaaatgtacGGTTTCTTTGTTTCCCCATAACCTGCAGGTAATGCGAGGATTAGCCAACCTGGGTTTCCCGCAGTGTGTTGGAGCAATTGATGGATGCCACATCCAGGTACAGAACCCATTGGACGCCCCCACGGACTACATCAATAGGAAAAAGGTGGCCCCCATTGTCCTAATGGCTGTGTGTGACGACAAGGGTCgcttctttgaggtggacattggtcacccAGGAAGGAGTCATGATGCACACGTATTCCGTGGATGCCACTTCACGCAGCCCATGGACAGGGGTGTGTTCTTCCCTGTGACTCCCGTAATGTCAGTGCACGGGGTGGCCATACCACCCCTAATTCTGGCAGATGGTGCCTTCCGCTTGCGCAGGTGGCTTGTTAAACCATATGTTCCGCCTCACAACGCGATAGAGCGGTTCTTCAACAGGAAAATCTGCAGGGCCAGGTGCGTTGTTGAACAGGCATTTGGCCGTTTAAAGTCAAGATGGAGATGCCTCAGGTATAAATTGCCAATACGGGTAGAAAGGGTCAATGCTCTTGTTGCTACCTGCATAGTTCTCCATAACTTGTGTGAGGCAGAGGAACATGATGTCCCTGAGAATGAGAGCAGGGCGGGAGCCCTACTAACTCAAATGGAGGAGCAGCAACCTGTGATAATTGCACAGGATGAAGGCTGCCATGCTGAGGAGTGTAACCTTGCACAGGGGAAGGCAGTGAGAGTGGCCCTAGCAACTTTCCTGTACTGCAATCGTCCACGGCAGAATTAGTTCTGTCAAGGCTGGCCTACTGCTTTTGTTCCCCGGTATAGAAAGTACAATATCTTCATGCCTGTTTACCCAAAAATGCATTCCTGTTTTTACTATGTTAATAAACTTCATTAGTGTGTCAAGCTGTGTCCTTTTATTTAACTCTGTCATTTACTCGACTACTGTAACTGCCATTTCTGCAACCCGGCCTTGCCAGCTGACATCCATTGCACACCCCTCCCAAAGTGTCGTGCTGATGACCTAACACTGACAGCTGTGCGCATCAACACATGCCAGCAACGTTTCCGTGGGCTGGTCAAAGTTCTGTCAGCCACACCTTGACAGGCTgtgttttgggaaggggaaaaggaaaggaggctgTGAGGGCTTTTGgggtctcctttcaggagagaagtgTGGGGTATACATTCAGAAATCCTCCTCTTATTCCACGGAGGGTGCCAGATGGTGCAACACAAAGGGAGCTCCCCTGGACTGTGACTTGTAGAACCAGGCTTCATTGGCCAGTCCTCCACTCAAATCCAAAAATAAGATTTTTGTAACTGGTTTCTTATCCCAGCTACACCACCATACTTCTTGCTTGTCTGTTGCAGTTTTTCTCTTCTAAATCGCAGTTGCATTACTCTGGCAATGCATTACTTTGTTGATAATAAATGTTGGTTAATCCCAGCTATTGATAGGATGCAATGAATATCTTTGATGACCGTCAGGAGCTTAGGTGTAATACTTGATGCCTCACTATTTATGGAGACTCAGATTGCACAAGTAGCCAAactggcattttaccatcttcatcAGGCCAGGTTACTGGTTCCCTACTTATCATGCCCTGATCTAAtcacaatgatccatgcaatgctaacctccagattagactattctAACTTGCTCTGCACTAGGCTGCCCTTGAGGCTgacctggaaactccagctggttcaaaatgcagctgcattcGTCCAGtcctctgccagctgcattggttgccaGAGAAAAACTGAGtccagttcaaggttttggttttaactttCAAAGTCCTGAGCAGTCAGTATCTGCTGGACCACCTCTCCAAATCCATCTCCATTGCTCAATGGATACCAACTTGTcggtaatccctggcccaaaagatatctggCCATCCTCAACCAGGTAAACacaaatgaaacagagtgtgGTGGGGATAAAgccaaccaacaacaacaacaaaaaccgtCACTAATGACTACTAAAAAACTGTAACAAGTATGTATTAGATAAGTAAGAGTCAGAAGAGCACAACATGCATAAAGTAATGGTACAAAGACAGAGCGAACAACAACAGATTAAAAAGTGCAATAAATACAGCTATGTGCTGAGAAAGTACCAAATAAAATCTACAAGCCAGAGAACCGGTTAAGTGTGCAGCACAGTGCAAACAGGTAAGTGCAAGTAAAATGTAAAAAGGGTTCTCCAAGGTGAGAAGAAGTCTTCAAGTGTAAGGAACATCTAATGAAGTAGGAAAGGACGGGACCATCCGGGTCTTCTTCCTGATTCACAGTTTCAGCAGCAGAGCAGTTTTTTGAGCCTGCCCATAAACAGGTGCATTTAGCCACAATAAGTAGCATATATTTAAACAATCTACAATGTAAtagaaaatactttaaataatACCATACAAATTAATAAATGTGATATAAATATACATCAAATTTTATATTGTTAACTAGATGAGaatcatataaaatacaataaatatacccACATAAGCAAAAATGGCTGATTAAAAATCCAAACTATTTCAAGGATAGGTACTCAACTAAGCCCAAGTTCCATATCTGCCTTCATCTCCAGAATTTATGTGCAAGACATATGTAGCGTGGAAGCCTGGTCATTGCTGTCTACGGTAATCTGACATTATTACATATATGTGGGCTCTGGGAATGAGGCAGCTGTTAGGAGAGCAATTTTACAATCATTGTTTTGTATATCCACCTCCACTGTAAGTGAGCATGCTAATCTCTGAAGTGGAACAGCACAGAatccatggaggaggaggaggaggaggaggaggaggaggaggaggaggaggaggagaaggagaaggagaaggagaaggagaaggagaaggagaaggagaagaagaagaagaagaagaagaggaggaggaggaggaggaggaggagtttggatttatatcccccctttctctcctgcaggaggagactcaaaggggcttacaatctccttgcccttcccccctcacaacaaacaccctgtgaggtaggtggggctgagagagctctgagaagctgtgactagcccaaggtcacccagctggcatgtgtgggagtgtacaggctaatctgaattccccagataagcctccacagctcaggcagcagagctgggaatcaaacccggttcctccagattagatacatgagctcttaacctcctacgccactgctgctcctcatgaaGATGAAAACAGTGTTGCATTTACCTGAGTGACAGTGGcagagcgccaagggggcgggagctgcgtcgtgcaccgggcgcatgcctggggggcagaaaatcactcccgcgccctccccttttccccatgcCACCTCGCAgtccccctgcggcacccccccgcagcacacaccgtcccccttcccacacttacctacattccttttctttttttagtactttttgaggctgaaaaaagtggcctatttacagttcaggctaaaagctgcctgaggaactacagttcccaggagaccttggggctcacaaggtctcctgggaagtatagtttgtcaggcagttttttccctgaactgtgaagaggttgcttttttcagcctcagaaagtactagaaatagaaaaggaatgtaggtaagtatgggaaggggggtggggtgtgtgctgCGGGGAAGTGCCacgggggtgccatggggggccatggggggcagaaagaacacactgcgcaccgggcagagtttggcccagctacgcctctgctgagtggtcctctgtgcaggcacatattcctccctcctttctttgtgTTTGCACATCGCTCACACTTCTTCACTTTGGCGAAAGGAGAACTAAGGGAagagtgctccccccaccccaccatcatATGCCCATTTGGGCAGGAAGAGTCGCTAATTCCAGCacaagatggagaggaggggggaagcacccCTTCGGGCCTGAGTTTTCTAGAAGCTTTTGCAGTTTGATCTATGTGTCTGGTCTGCACATGTACAGTctccatgtgtgcctgcacagaagaccacttgatgaacaataGCTAGAGGTAAGTACAATACTGTTTTCCCAGTCATAATGAATGTTAAAGTATGAGAAAGATTTAAAACCTGTAAATCTTCAAAGTGTTCTGTATAATATCCACTGCAATTTACTGGGATTAAATTAGCCACACTGGGCTCCTGATTTCCCCattgcagcaaaaatattttaagaatttcagtaggaaaaataatttaaattgcaGTGTAGTAACTACAGAGATCAAGGAGATGTTTGGTTTAAATGAAGTTAATTGTAGAATATGGaatttttttcatgattttttttgaaaaactgagCACATATCCTTGATCTGTAATTAATGTATCACAAAGTGAAGGCTTTATGATGTCAAAATTGCAAAGCTGATTCAATGAGAAATGTTATGTTTCTGAGTAAAGTAGTAATTAAGTTTTCAGAAGGCAATAATCATTCaccaagcaaagaaaaaaaaaccacgcTAATGAAAATACAGCACTCTTGATTCTTGAACACAGCCATATTGTAATAATCTAGTGAGGGAGCTGTTATCCACTGGATTGCAGATTCTTTGGTCTGCATGTATGGGAGAGTGAAAGTGTAAATTTAGCCACAGGAAAAAATTTTGTTGTTATTGGCTACATGTAATAAAGACCCAGCAAGATTTACAAGgaaatttttaataaaatattgacGGTAGAAATAACAGATTTCAAAGTGTTCCCTATTCAAATCAATCCATGTGCAAACTTTTCATATGTCAAACTTCACTGACTTTGGGGGTTTGCTTGTTCAGTAATGAAAGATAAAATAATAGGTCGCCTTCATTTTTACTTACAAATCTTTTTCTAAGAAACAAATGAACTCAGTGGAAAGGAGATTGAATCATATAGAACTAAACTGATTATAGCTTattaatgggtgtgtgtgtgtgtgtgtgtgtgtgtgaaatctatACCACCAGCACAGAAGAGTTGATTTTCCTGTTAGGTTGACATGTTCATCTGATGTACCTACACTGGGTTTGTTTGCACTTGCATGTTCAATATGCGCGCATGTGactcacaatgcaatcctatacaAGGgtgctcagcagtggcgtagcgccaacttggcaggggggcacgatgccccaggcatgcacctgtgtgggggtgtggccgaggtatggcgggggcattctgggggcagggcgggaCAAGCAGGGGCATTGCAGGTGCACAGGGAGAACTcatgcccctgcctccctgcaggctgactcaggaggttttttttcttttattgttgttcACGTTTTTTCTTTCGTTGTTATTCACCTTTATGCTATGAAAAAATTGAGGTGCCCATTCTATACATAAAGTCGCTATGAAGGGACAGAATATTTTTCTCTATAACTATTGTTAACCTCAATGACTACACCATGTTCAGAAATGCCTGCCTCTGTAgcactctggtattccttgaaggacTCCCATTTAAATCCTAGCCAAGGTCAGatctgaaagtatgtgactggcccaaaatcacccagcaagcttccacggtgtgagtggggattcagactTGGTTTTCCCAggacctagtccaacaccttaacctctacgccatgctggctcccttTCAGGTCTGTTATGTTATATCAAATCCTTAGGCAGCAAGATGCTGCTTGGGGTTTTCAGCTCACTGAAAACTGCCTCTGTCTACATCTCTCCCAGTCTGTTCCACACTCATATCTGCAACTTTTTATgcatacatccagtggtgggattcaaataatttaacaactggttgtttacaagcaccattttaacaaccggttctgccgaagtggtgccaacctgctgaatcccaccactgcatacagacAGGTTGCTGAGGATGCAGTAATGTCGCTTTCGGTATGCACTGGCATTATTATATTGTCGGTGACGTGCGACGCTCTGGGATTTGGGTAAAAATTTGTGGTAAAAATGGCCTCTACCATAAGGTGTTTGCCTGAATACTGGAGTGTTCCCATTTTGCCAACAacactgctgtgatgctggaatagaTAGGCCTCCTCCCACTGGTTgtcaggggggaaatggcaaccCTTTCCCCACCAGATGTATcactttaggccaggggtctgcaacctgcggctctccaga
This region of Sphaerodactylus townsendi isolate TG3544 unplaced genomic scaffold, MPM_Stown_v2.3 scaffold_969, whole genome shotgun sequence genomic DNA includes:
- the LOC125425622 gene encoding putative nuclease HARBI1, translated to MAIWYLASPNSFRELRQPFGVGTTMAFEAVHEFCNTVRDILFKRVVRFADPVGKVMRGLANLGFPQCVGAIDGCHIQVQNPLDAPTDYINRKKVAPIVLMAVCDDKGRFFEVDIGHPGRSHDAHVFRGCHFTQPMDRGVFFPVTPVMSVHGVAIPPLILADGAFRLRRWLVKPYVPPHNAIERFFNRKICRARCVVEQAFGRLKSRWRCLRYKLPIRVERVNALVATCIVLHNLCEAEEHDVPENESRAGALLTQMEEQQPVIIAQDEGCHAEECNLAQGKAVRVALATFLYCNRPRQN